In Candidatus Aquicultor sp., a genomic segment contains:
- a CDS encoding zf-HC2 domain-containing protein: protein MKQCKRIRLLLPAYFDKKLDTSEKKEVEEHIKVCPDCSAEFARVEQLVGTLQTISGIELPKSIAEQLAGTVQTTSTRQRMVGAARVMAINRRHIYRTLANIVYVIVMLVCIAFLLRLWIPQGENASDNNTSAQSSVETTAQQPPVSLRSPAKPKAAEPGVESLEDANANDRANRMPQPQVKITHARYDRSDVDDAKFQSIVRDFSLTYNEMQVAQLQNQYVSDAARQAAQAGEDQAMLQTSLKTLLSRFEKPALPAYIEKVRFEGKNAWIIVIVWSAGGPGSQLSNVSAFVIDPTRNAVMYTE, encoded by the coding sequence ATGAAACAGTGCAAGAGAATCCGTTTACTTCTACCTGCGTATTTCGATAAAAAGCTCGATACAAGCGAGAAAAAAGAGGTCGAGGAGCACATCAAAGTATGCCCCGATTGTAGCGCGGAATTTGCGCGGGTAGAACAGCTTGTGGGCACACTTCAGACAATTTCGGGCATTGAGCTGCCAAAATCAATAGCCGAACAGCTAGCGGGCACCGTGCAAACCACCAGCACGCGACAGCGTATGGTCGGAGCGGCTCGCGTTATGGCGATTAATCGTCGTCACATCTACCGTACGCTGGCAAACATCGTTTACGTAATTGTTATGCTCGTATGCATCGCTTTTCTTCTCAGGCTATGGATACCTCAGGGGGAGAATGCCTCAGACAATAATACCTCGGCACAAAGCAGCGTCGAGACGACCGCGCAGCAACCTCCGGTTTCGCTGCGCTCGCCGGCCAAGCCAAAAGCTGCGGAGCCTGGCGTTGAAAGCCTTGAAGACGCAAATGCTAACGACAGGGCAAATCGTATGCCACAGCCCCAGGTTAAGATTACTCATGCTCGTTACGATCGTTCCGATGTTGACGATGCGAAATTTCAATCAATCGTGCGCGATTTTAGTTTGACATATAACGAAATGCAGGTAGCACAACTGCAAAACCAGTATGTATCGGATGCTGCACGCCAGGCCGCACAGGCTGGAGAAGACCAAGCGATGTTGCAGACCTCTTTAAAAACACTGCTTTCACGGTTTGAAAAGCCGGCCCTCCCCGCGTATATAGAAAAAGTACGCTTTGAGGGTAAAAACGCCTGGATTATCGTGATTGTATGGAGCGCCGGCGGGCCTGGATCGCAGCTTTCTAATGTATCTGCGTTTGTAATCGACCCGACTCGCAACGCGGTTATGTATACAGAGTAA
- a CDS encoding zf-HC2 domain-containing protein produces the protein MDCTKARKLLAAYYDNRLDSADKQELETHLASCTRCSEVLAALTGLPHLLRGISVENLPKTTKRHIVRRSSLHDRTTNEAARTKQPMLPAWAIAVAIILVSAMLVITPLMITGRLSLVATHVKDVFNISQGSQHASVQGNKTKKHAEPEKPVFPKPFIYLPDPQVRIGTEHKTKETIEQAAIQPIVVQFSQDFRIVEANAYRDQVINQLLLQASSLGLNAGTLRQAVLTAAASVKKPAVPSFAEHAVLNGHNAWVIVLNWESGKPGTALSRIAVYAIDESTSKIVESWPQPTLLDMYAQGENPHKTLFCRDCHPNFDNTPKRFSSVDWRRTAKTACTKCHDHKKQFAKYKTSIHGKLALANKPGKDGIPAPTCADCHSGHTTLALKNNPGKQAEMHRMAKAICGRCHEKYWQSYNDYYHGKGYKAGAQDAPACWDCHGYHDIQPLTNTRSHVASVQLPSTCKKCHEGSDSNFAAYAKLIHGYNKELQSTFIMRYLTAITGLLGSEPETASMSSKKHSAKPEGTR, from the coding sequence ATGGATTGCACGAAGGCACGCAAATTGCTCGCCGCTTATTATGATAATCGTCTTGATTCTGCCGATAAGCAAGAGCTAGAGACCCACTTAGCAAGCTGCACGCGTTGCTCTGAAGTGTTAGCTGCCTTAACCGGGCTACCGCACCTTCTGCGGGGCATCTCTGTTGAAAACTTGCCGAAAACAACAAAACGCCACATTGTACGCAGGTCTAGCCTCCACGACAGAACAACGAATGAGGCTGCTCGAACAAAACAGCCGATGCTTCCGGCATGGGCTATTGCTGTGGCGATTATCCTTGTCTCAGCTATGCTGGTTATCACCCCTCTTATGATAACCGGACGGTTATCACTGGTGGCGACGCACGTTAAAGATGTATTTAACATTTCCCAAGGTTCGCAGCATGCTTCAGTGCAAGGTAATAAAACGAAAAAGCATGCCGAGCCGGAGAAACCCGTTTTTCCAAAACCGTTTATATATCTTCCAGATCCGCAAGTACGCATAGGCACCGAACACAAAACCAAGGAAACGATTGAGCAAGCCGCAATCCAGCCTATAGTGGTTCAATTTTCTCAGGACTTTAGGATCGTTGAGGCAAATGCATATCGCGATCAGGTTATTAACCAATTACTACTGCAAGCGTCATCGCTTGGGCTTAACGCGGGGACGCTGAGACAAGCGGTATTAACGGCGGCTGCGTCTGTTAAGAAGCCGGCGGTTCCGTCTTTTGCTGAACATGCGGTCCTTAACGGACACAATGCCTGGGTTATTGTATTGAATTGGGAAAGCGGTAAACCGGGTACGGCACTATCCCGAATTGCCGTTTATGCAATCGATGAATCCACTTCAAAAATCGTAGAGTCGTGGCCGCAACCGACGCTTCTCGATATGTATGCGCAAGGAGAGAATCCCCATAAAACGCTGTTCTGTAGAGACTGCCATCCTAACTTCGATAATACGCCAAAGAGGTTTTCATCTGTCGATTGGCGCCGAACCGCAAAAACGGCTTGCACTAAGTGCCACGATCATAAGAAACAGTTTGCAAAGTATAAAACCAGTATTCACGGTAAACTCGCGCTCGCAAATAAACCCGGGAAAGATGGTATCCCGGCCCCGACCTGCGCCGATTGCCACAGCGGGCATACCACGCTTGCCCTTAAAAACAACCCTGGGAAACAGGCTGAAATGCACCGAATGGCTAAAGCGATATGTGGCAGATGCCACGAGAAATATTGGCAATCATACAATGATTACTACCATGGGAAAGGCTATAAAGCCGGCGCCCAAGATGCCCCCGCCTGCTGGGATTGCCATGGTTACCATGATATCCAGCCTCTAACGAATACGCGGTCTCATGTAGCATCCGTCCAATTGCCGAGCACGTGTAAGAAATGTCACGAGGGTTCCGACAGCAATTTCGCCGCGTATGCAAAACTTATCCACGGGTATAATAAAGAATTGCAGAGTACATTTATCATGCGGTACCTAACTGCAATAACCGGACTCCTAGGCAGTGAGCCCGAGACGGCTAGTATGTCGAGCAAGAAGCATAGCGCAAAACCGGAGGGTACCAGATGA